The following are from one region of the Verrucomicrobiota bacterium genome:
- a CDS encoding DUF1553 domain-containing protein gives RRHTRESKTLRGALTRVRATDGPRIAAYLGAAREVLHGSPRPTDAGTKQRPDLVFEDFEDGTYARWKVEGTAFGSEPAAGKHPNQQAVEGFQGRRLANSFTQGDAPKGALRSSPFRVDYPYISFLLGGGIPTKKARFALRVQGREVREASGQNRELLEPKVWDVREFLGKEATLEIIDEDDSTWGHINVDHIVFSDSPQAGRTRYARPIAAVARERGLSAAILESWMTELTSDGAHKPSHPLHFWRAALEREHSNSSASPKMPAPGSKPSEPAVGQEKHSSGSIDPVYEPFPASDFKTWFPSGQAFGSGQSSVAVGRWRVDGSGIEFLPPDVAHSGRFATALQGTLRSPTFTLTHSNIHLRVAGRSGQVRLIISRYGLREFNPLLFERTLFDVNTDGQFTWHSIASGLHRHIGRPAYFELIDPGDGFVALDRIMLSMSAKPPENAPLIALSPSESSMEQAAKLEAAVHEAMDAWIRPRPDATSVELLSWLSKKRLVDWGVSAAEIAGLVDRIGKASEGLPPPMRVLAMTDGSAEPTRVLVRGDPKTPGTPVSRRVPEAMACAAVASVVNGSGRLELANSLLAESNPLTHRVIVNRVWAHVFGRGLVATVDNLGTMGQAPTHPELLDHLALTFRADGGSIKRLIRTLCLTRAFQMSSVSEDPVATTRDPDNALLHRMRLRRLEGEVIRDSLLTVAGPLNRVQFGPSVPTYFTPFMGDRMWVKNASGPMDGDRRRTIYLETRRNFLSSWMLTFDLPLPDTTVGQRNRSNVPGQALALMNDPLVQQLAAAWARKSLQQSRLTDRDRIEQLFLDALARPPKSAELDQMLELLRTQATARELSGDAARLDPALWADACHVVFMMKEFIHVP, from the coding sequence GCCGCCGGCACACTCGTGAAAGCAAAACGTTGCGGGGGGCGCTGACCCGCGTGCGCGCGACGGACGGGCCCAGGATCGCGGCCTACTTGGGGGCAGCGCGCGAGGTTTTGCACGGTTCACCCCGTCCCACCGACGCCGGAACGAAACAGCGGCCGGACCTGGTTTTCGAGGATTTCGAGGACGGCACGTATGCCCGATGGAAGGTGGAGGGAACCGCGTTCGGCTCAGAGCCGGCCGCCGGCAAGCACCCGAATCAGCAGGCCGTGGAAGGCTTCCAGGGCCGTCGTCTGGCGAATAGCTTCACCCAAGGGGACGCGCCCAAAGGAGCGCTCCGTTCCTCGCCGTTCCGAGTCGATTATCCCTACATCAGCTTCCTGTTAGGGGGGGGAATCCCGACGAAGAAAGCCCGATTCGCCCTGCGGGTGCAAGGTCGCGAGGTGCGCGAAGCCTCCGGGCAGAATCGCGAACTGCTCGAGCCGAAGGTGTGGGACGTCCGGGAGTTTCTCGGGAAGGAGGCGACGCTGGAGATCATTGACGAGGACGACAGCACCTGGGGACACATCAACGTGGACCACATCGTGTTCAGCGATTCACCCCAGGCGGGGCGCACGCGCTACGCGCGACCGATCGCGGCGGTGGCGCGCGAACGCGGCCTGAGCGCCGCGATCCTGGAATCGTGGATGACGGAGTTGACCTCCGACGGAGCGCACAAGCCCTCCCACCCCCTGCACTTCTGGCGGGCGGCGTTGGAACGGGAGCACTCGAACTCATCCGCCAGCCCGAAAATGCCCGCGCCCGGGTCGAAACCGTCGGAGCCCGCCGTAGGGCAGGAGAAACATTCCAGCGGTTCGATCGACCCGGTTTACGAGCCGTTTCCAGCCTCAGACTTCAAGACGTGGTTCCCGAGCGGGCAGGCGTTCGGTTCGGGGCAGAGTTCCGTCGCGGTCGGCCGCTGGCGGGTGGACGGCAGCGGGATCGAGTTCCTGCCTCCGGACGTCGCGCACAGCGGACGATTTGCCACGGCACTGCAGGGAACCCTGCGTTCGCCCACCTTCACGTTGACGCATTCGAACATTCACCTGCGTGTCGCCGGACGGTCGGGACAAGTCCGCCTGATCATTTCCCGCTACGGCTTGCGCGAGTTTAACCCGCTCCTGTTCGAGCGGACCTTGTTCGACGTGAACACGGACGGCCAGTTCACCTGGCACTCCATCGCCTCCGGGCTTCACCGGCACATCGGGCGGCCGGCTTATTTTGAGCTCATCGATCCGGGCGACGGCTTCGTGGCCCTGGATCGCATCATGCTGTCAATGAGCGCCAAACCGCCGGAAAACGCGCCCTTGATCGCACTGTCCCCGAGTGAATCCTCCATGGAACAGGCCGCAAAATTGGAGGCGGCAGTTCACGAAGCCATGGATGCGTGGATTCGCCCACGCCCCGACGCAACCTCCGTCGAATTGCTCTCCTGGCTGTCGAAGAAGCGGCTGGTGGACTGGGGGGTGTCGGCCGCGGAGATCGCCGGCCTCGTCGACCGGATCGGCAAGGCTTCGGAAGGTTTGCCGCCGCCGATGCGCGTGCTGGCCATGACCGATGGCAGCGCCGAGCCCACGCGCGTCTTGGTCCGCGGCGATCCCAAGACTCCGGGAACGCCGGTGTCCCGGCGCGTTCCTGAAGCGATGGCTTGTGCGGCTGTAGCCTCCGTGGTCAACGGGAGCGGTCGCCTGGAACTGGCGAACTCGTTGCTCGCCGAGTCGAATCCACTGACGCACCGGGTGATTGTCAATCGCGTCTGGGCGCACGTGTTCGGCCGCGGACTGGTGGCAACGGTCGACAATCTGGGAACCATGGGCCAGGCCCCGACCCATCCGGAGTTGTTGGATCATCTTGCCCTGACCTTTCGGGCGGACGGCGGTTCGATCAAACGATTGATCCGGACCCTGTGCCTGACGCGGGCGTTTCAAATGTCGAGCGTGTCGGAAGATCCCGTGGCGACAACCCGCGATCCGGACAACGCGCTGCTGCATCGGATGCGTCTCCGGCGCCTGGAAGGAGAGGTTATTCGCGACAGCCTGCTGACCGTCGCCGGGCCGTTGAATCGCGTTCAGTTCGGCCCGTCCGTTCCAACCTATTTCACACCCTTCATGGGCGATCGCATGTGGGTCAAGAACGCGAGCGGTCCGATGGACGGCGACCGGCGGCGCACGATCTACCTCGAGACGCGACGCAATTTTCTTTCGTCCTGGATGCTGACGTTTGATCTGCCGTTGCCGGATACCACCGTGGGGCAGCGGAACCGGTCCAACGTCCCCGGCCAGGCGCTGGCCTTGATGAACGATCCGCTGGTTCAACAACTGGCCGCTGCCTGGGCCAGGAAAAGCCTGCAGCAGTCCCGCCTCACCGACCGCGACCGGATCGAGCAATTGTTCCTCGACGCCCTGGCGCGCCCGCCCAAGTCGGCGGAACTCGATCAGATGCTCGAACTTCTCCGGACGCAGGCAACCGCGCGCGAATTGTCCGGCGACGCCGCGCGGTTGGATCCGGCCTTGTGGGCCGATGCCTGTCATGTTGTTTTCATGATGAAGGAGTTCATCCATGTTCCCTGA